The following DNA comes from Mesoplasma sp. JKS002658.
TCATTACTTTGAGCACTGCTTGGTACATAAACATAAGTTTTCTTATTTAAATAATAATAACTTGGACCAACAGGAACTTGAGTAGTAGGTGTGTATTCACTAAAACTTCCCCCAGTGATTGTTGCACTACTGGTTCAAGTGTCACTGCTATCTTGAGGATTTAATTCTACTCAAGTATTCAAAGCAAGATTATTTAAAGTGTTGCTGGTGCTATTTGTAGTTGTGGTTGTAGCAATATCACCAAGTAAATCTTGTAAATAAATCGGTAATGCTAAGACAACATCAACTTGGTTATTAACATCAGTGGTACTTTGGAAGGTAAAATCATATTTTGTTGAGTTGTTTCCTACCAGTTTGTTAATTAAGAATGAAGGCCCATTAACATTAGCAAGTTTAGCTTTAGTACTATCATTAATGTTAAGGTTTCCTCCCAACACAGAAGTTACAGTCCCTCCACTACTTTTAACAATACCTTGGAACCCACCTTGGTTAAAGAAAGGATCTAATCCTGAAGTGTTTAAATTAGCGTTCCCAACAGTTGAAACTAAAGTTGCTAGAGCAGTGGTAAAACTATTTAAAGTAGTATCACTGGTAATGGTGTTAAGGTTTAAAACATCATCACTATTAGCAGTAGAAGCGTTATAAGCGCTGTTTAACAAATTATTAACTTTGGTAATGATTGCGTCATCTTTTTTGAAACTAAACGCCCAAACCATCTTGTAGGTTGGTGTATAACTTGCTCGGCCGTTGCTTGTTCAAGTTTGCACATCTTTAGCTAACAAGGAATCTCGATTTAAAAATAAACTTGTTTTAGTTAAGTTTTCTAATGTTTGGTCTCCTAATCCTCCACTCAAATTTCCATTATTGGTACGCATCTTGTAAAGATCGCCTTTTAAGTATTGCATTGCCATAATTTTTTCAGTTTCAGGGCTTTGGTTAGCAATGTAGTTTTCAAAGCGTAAAGCTAAAGCTTCACGACCACTTAAAGGAGTAGTGTTAAGAATGTTAGCGCCTAAACTTGTTTTGCTACTGGTTAAATCTGTTGCTACTAAATTAGCATCACTTAAAAGGGTTTGGTCCTTAACAATATAAAATTCACTAGTGGTTAATGATTGCCCGGTAGGAGAAAATTCTTTGTTTGTTAAAGAGTTTCTTAAGTCTAATGATTTAGAATAAGTTCCAACCCGAGGAACTTCATGTTTAGCTACTCAACGAATTAACTTTGATGAATCACTTGGATCAGTAAACCAAATTGAAAGGGTACTTTCTCTACCGCTGTTGTCTCGAGTTCCCCCATCAGTATCTAAGTAACTATTGGGATTTAAACCACCAAAATAATATTGCTTTTGATCATCTAAAGTTTTTGTTCCATCAGTAGAAACCGCTTTGGTGTAATTAGTAAATAGTAATTCTAAAGTTAAATTGTTAGCAATTGTATTAAATTCTTGATAGTAGTAGTTGGTACTGTTATCAACCTTACTTGGATCAAGACTGCTTGTAGCGTTAGTGATGAGGTTATTGATATTTTCATCAGTTAATTTTAATCGTGAAGTATTTGTACTATTTAAAACATCTTGAGAATAACGGGTAGTTGATTTAGTGTTGATTCAATCTAAAATTAAATTTTTAGCACTATCACCAGTCAACCCACTTAAATCACCAACTTCTAAAGCTGAATCTCCAAATTTCAAGATAACTTCATCATTGTTGTCTGGTTTTAGGTTGTCATAACGTTTATGTTCATTGCTTGAATTAGATCCACAAGCAACCACCGTGGCTGTTGTTGTGATGGTTAGACCTGTAATTGTTAAAATTGATAATATTTTTTTCATTATGATCTCTCCTTCTGACTAGCGACTTGATAATCTCAATAAGTAGCATTTTCAATGTCTGAGTATCCTACAGGCAAAGTCTTTAAAGGTTTATAATCATTTTCTGGATTGTCGATTGGAACATTGTTATTAGATTTTGCTCAAGTGTTTCATCCATTTTCAAAAGCATCCTCGACACTATTGCTAATATCATTACCAACATTATTTAAAACATCTAAGATATATTGACGATATTTGGTGTAAATTGTGGTTTGGGTCGCATAGGCACCAATTCCAAACAAATCATAAGTTGCATTAGAAGTAGGGAAAATTAAATCAAAAAGTTCACTATCATCAAGTCCTAGAATTTCTTTGAAATAAGTTCAAGCACTAATTCACATATTGGTACTTGTAGCACTACTACTTGGAATTGCTGAGGCAAGATAACTTTGGACCTCACTATTTAAATCATACTTTTCTTTAGTATTAGTAATCCCGATAGAAGCTAACACCGAACTATTGGCAAGGAACTGTAAATACTTGTTACCAAAACTTGTATTCAAGTTATTGTATTGATAATAACTAGTAGCATCAGCATTAGTATAATCATAAGTTTGGTTCTTAATCGCGTTTTTTACCACACTACTGTTACTATTATTGTTTAAATTACGACTAATTGATTCGATTGCTTGATAGTTGTTAATCAATGCTTGATTACCATCAACAAAACTAGTGGTAGAAAGTTTGGTTTGACTTGTTAACCCATTGGCATCCTTCAATAAGCCATAACCTTCAATTCTGGTAATGTGAATTCCATCAGTATCAACAAAACTAATAATTCCTTGGGTGTTATTTAAAACCTGATAAACATTATTTGTTCCACTAGTTCGACGGTTCATACTAGTAATTCAGTTTGTAATCGCTTTTTGTTGATCACTTAAATTTGTAGTAACACTACCATCATTTTCAACAGTAGGAGCACTAGTATTGCTAGTATATTCAGTTGCAGAACTTTTTGCCAAATAATCATAAACTGAATATTTTAAAATGTCACTATAATCACTACTTATAGAATCCATGGTTAAAAGCTTGGTGTGTTGGTTTAAACTAAAATCACTGGTAAAAGTATCAGTTCAAGTATAGTTTTTTCCTGCCTGGTTAGTTCAATTACTTAAACTTCCTCCGCTATTCATTAATTGGTCTCAAGAATAATCACTAGATCCACTCACCATTGTCTTGGTATTATCAGTTGAACTTGTTCCGCCTCAATTACCTTGGTTAACAAATAAATTCATAAAGTTGTAAAGTGATCCGACATCAGCTTGGTTAGCAACATTATCAGCGATATAACCAGCGTTATTAATGTTGGTTGAAAGAGTATTGGTACTAGTTAAAGGTTTAATGATAAATTCAGAAATTGCTAATGGTTTTTTAGTATTAAAGTATTGGTTAGCAAAATAACGTTGAGCATTAGAAAATAATCCCTTTGTTGAAGCGTTGTTAGAAATACTGCTATTATCAGTTAAACTAACATAAGAATTAATTGCAGCAAACTTCGCTACTCCTGCACCTTTTCCATCAATTTTAGGTTTGTAATTACTGGTTGGTGTTCCTGAACTATCATAATCAGTGGTGTAAGTTGAACAAGCACGAGCAATGATTTCCTTCGCTCAAGTGGCAGGATCACCAAGGACACTACTTTTGAAAGCAGATTGGGTCATCCAGGTGATGTTTGATAGTTGAGCAGTAGTGTTGCTACTTGGACTATTTGTTCCTCCAGTAGCATTAATAAAGTCAATTAAATAAGTTGAGAGTGAATCAAAGTAAGGGTGACTCAAGTTACCAACTTCTATTGCTAATCCCTGAAGCAACTTGGTTAATTCTCCAACCAAATCTAAACCTGAATCTTTAACTCAGTTTGCTCCCCAAGCATTTAAAAGGTTAAAACTAATTCCCCCAATAGTTTGGTTTAATCCTAGAATTTGTCCAGAAAAGTTCTGAATGATTTGGTCGAAAGTTAAAACTTTATTATCTTGAGGAATTGCATAAATTGCATTTAATAACGAATCAATCACCGAAGTGTTGTTAGTTCCTTTCATCATTTGGTTAGTGATATAAACATCTTTGGCATCTTGATATTTTGTAAAAGTTCGGTTTAATTGCTTTTCTAAAGCTTTACGGAAAGTTTCTTCTCATTTCTTTCCATCATCTTTAGCAGCATCGACTGCTTCATTTCACTGACTAATCGCATATTGTCTAGAACTGTTGTATTGTGTTTGCACACTATTGATAAATTCATCATTAATATAAGTGTTATCAGCTTCGACTGCAGCATTAAATTGTTGGTAAAGATCAGATTTAGTGTCGCTCAATTGCTTAGAAACTTGAAAGGCAAAATAGTTCATGAAATCATGAACTGCATTATCATGCCCGCCAAATAAAGTTTCTGCTTTTGCGCTCTTTACTAAGTCATCAGCAGTTAAGTTAAAAATCGGACTTTTTAAAATACTGTTTGTTGCATTATTATCCCCATCACTAGTTTTATTGGTACAAGCAATTACACTGGTGACTGGAGTTACAGTCAAGGTAATCGTTGCCAAAAGACTTAGTAATTTTTTCATAGTTGCCATTCTCCTTTTTGAGTCTTTTTCCCGAAACAAAATAATCTCTTTTTCTTTTTAATCATTGCTAAAATAAATAAAAAGAAAGACTTAGTAATTATAACCCAAAAAGAAAAGTACTAAGGCGGTTTTTAGAAAAATTTGATTGATTAATCCAAGGGTTGTTTATAATAAAATCAACAAAAAGAAAAGGGAAAAGGAAAATGAACTTAGCAAATATTAGAGCGCAGTTTGGTTATTTAAAAAATAATCCACAAGAAATTTATTTTGATAGTAGTGCAACCTTTTTAAAACCTCTAATTGTGAGTCGGGCTGAACAGTTTTACTATGAGCACATTAACGCTAATCCCCACAGTTTTGATTATCAAAACGCTTATCAAAGTAACCAAATTTTAAGTCAAACTAGAAAACAAGTTCAAACCTTCATTAATGCTCGAAGTGAGCAGGAAGTTGTCTTCACAAGCGGTGCAAGTTTTGGGTTAAACCAAATTGCTTTTGGATTGAGGGATTATTTAAACCCTGGTGATGAAATTTTTGTCAGTGATTTAGAACACTCATCTAATCTTGTTCCCTGATTAGTTTTGGCTCAAGAAAAGCAGTTAGTTATTAAAGAAATTCCTTTAACTGAAACTTTTGCTATTGATATTGATCAATTAAGCAAAATGATTACTCCTAAAACTAAGGTGGTAAGTTTTGCTGTGATGAGTAATACAATCGGAATTAGTAATGATGTAAAGAAAATTACAACAGCAATTAAACAAGTTAATGTGCAAACTTTAGTGTGTGTGGATGGTGCGCAAAGTGTAGGTCACCAAAAAACTGATGTCCAAGCTTGAGGAGTAGATTTTTTTACTTTTTCTGCTCATAAAATGTATGGTCCGTTTGGAGTGGGAGTCTTATATGGAAACCAGAATGTTTTAGAAACTTTAAAACCGCTAGTTTTTGGTGGGGGAATGAGTGAGAGTGTGCGAGTTGAACCTTTAAAATATCAATTAACCCCTCTACCAGTGCGTTTAGAAGCAGGAACACCAAACATCGCAGGAATTTATGCCTTTAGTAAAGCTTTGGATTTTATTAATGAGATTGGGATTGAAACAATTCATAATCACGAACTTAAACTCAAAAAATATGCTCAAACAAAGATTAAAGCAGCTAACTTAAATTCTGAACTTGTTTTTTATAATTTAGAAAACGATGCCCCAATGCTTTTATTTAACTTAAAAGGTGTTAACCCTCAAGATATTGCTAGTTTTCTGGCTCATGATTATCAAATCAGTGTTCGTAGTGGAGCTATGTGTGCGCGATTGACTGCTGAACTTGGTTTTAAAATTAGTGTTCGGGTAAGCTTTGGAATTTATAATACGGAGAAAGAAATTGATAAGTTAGTTGAAGGGTTAAAAAATATTGAGCACTTTTTAGATCATATTTTATAAGAAAGGAAAGGAATAAAGATGGATAATCTTAAAAAGAAACGTGAAGTTTTAATGAATCATTACGTTAAGCCTGTGCATTTAGGACTTGTTGATAATTCTCAACTTTATACCAAACGTTTGCAATCAGATAGTTGCGCTGATGAGTTAACCCTACAAGTTGATGTGAGAAATGGAGTGTTTCAGAGTCTGCGCTTTGAAGGTAGTGCTTGTGTAATTGCTACTAGTAGTATCGATTTATGGTGCGACTTTTTAATTGGTAAAAGTTTAGCCACTGCTCAAAGTTTGCTTAATGAATACCTTTCAATGATTTATAAAGGAACAATTCCTCAAGATAATTTAAGCGAGTTAATGATTTTTGAAAATCTTCACCATCAAAAAGGAAGATGAAAATGTGCAACTTTAGGAGCAGAAGGGATTATTGATTTTATTAACCATGCTAAATAATAAGCCAATCTTAAGAGGACAATATTTAAAGTTACAACAAAATCTTGATCCAGAATATCAAAACCAAGCTCAAGCACTGATTGATGTGGGGTTTATTAATTTTGTGCGCCAAAAAACAATTAAAAGTTTAGCTTTATATGTTGCTAGAACCTATGAAGTTGGCACATTAACAATGATTAAGTATGCACTTGAACATTCGATTGCAGTTTATTTACCAAAGGTTAATCAGGATAAAACAATGGACTTTTATCAAATTTTTAATCTTGAAAAAGATTTAACCTTTAATTCTGCTTTAAAAATCTGAGAACCAGTTCCTAACATTACTTCGCTTTTAACCCAAGAAATTCAACTTGATGCTTATTTTCTCCCTTTAATTTGTTTTGATAATCGTTTAAATAGAATTGGTTCTGGTCAAGGTTATTATGATAGTTACTTTAAGGGGCGAAATTATCATGGTTTGGTGGTTGGTTTAGCTTTTGAAACTCAACACACCAAGCAGTTAATTGATAGCGAACCCTTTGATCAACCTTTAAGTGCAGTTATTAGTGAAAAAGAAGTTTATTATCGCAAACTAAGTGAAATATAACCGCTATTGTTTTGTCTTTGCTGATGTTTTTTGAAAAAATAATCGCTAAAATAAAAGCATAGGAAGAAGGTTTGGTAATGATTAATGTTGATTTATCACAAACAGGTTTAAAAGCTTTGGATCAAGAAATTGATGTAACAAAAGTAAAACAAATTCATGAAATGATTTTTAAAAAAACTGGTGCAGGAGCAGATTTCTTGGGATGGTTAGACTGACCAAAAACTTATGATCAAAAAGAGTATGCTTTAATGAAAGAAGTTAGTCGAACTTTAGCCAAGAAGATTGATTATTTAGTTGTCATTGGGATTGGTGGTTCTTATTTGGGAACTCGTGCTGCTGATGAAATGATCCGCGGGTTACACCCAGTTAATGGTGTGAATCTAATTTATGCAGGAAATACCATTTCTTCAACTTTTACTGCGCAACTTAAAGAATTTTTAAAAGATAAGAAATATGGGATTTGTGTTGTTTCTAAATCAGGGACAACAACTGAGCCTGGAATTGCTTTTCGGGTATTTGAACAGGAGTTGGTTACTCAGGTTGGTGAACAAAAAGCTAAGGAACTAATTATTGCAGTTACTGATAAAAGTAAAGGAGCTTTAAAACAACTTGCTGATAACAAAGGGTATCAAACTTTTACTATCCCTGATGATATTGGAGGAAGGTTTTCTGTACTCACCCCAGTGGGAATTTTTCCTTTAATGGTTGCAGGAATTAATACTGATGAAATCATGCAAGGTGCTTTGCAAGCATTGAATGATTTAACTGCTCCTGATTTAACTAATTCTGCTTATCAATATGCAGTAGCGAGAAATTTATTGTTGAATCAAGGTTATAAAACTGAAGCCTTAGTTAATTATGAAATGCAGATGCAAATGGTTGGTGAGTGGTGAAAACAACTTTTTGGTGAGTCAGAAGGTAAGGATGGTAAATCACTATTACCCTCAGCGATGATTTATTCTACTGATCTTCATTCTTTAGGGCAATGAGTCCAAGAAGGAAGTAGAGGGATAATGTTTGAAACTGTGATTAAGATTGCCCAACCAAACGTTGATTTAAAGATCCCTACTGATGCAGATAATTTGGATGGATTAAATTACTTAAAGGAAAAAACTTTCCACGAGGTGAACCAAACTGCTTTAACTGGTGTGGTTGATGCCCACGTTAATAATGGGAAAATGCCTAACATTATTTTAGAGTTTGAAAAAATGGATGGGTTTATGTTTGGATATTTGGTTTATTGGTTTGAACGCGCTGTTGCTATGAGCGGTTATCTTTTGGGGGTTAATCCGTTTAATCAGCCTGGAGTAGAAATTTATAAACACAACATGTTTAAATTACTTGGGAAGCCAGGGGTAAAATAGTTCTTAATTCTTACTATGAAAAACACACTTACGAGTGTGTTTTTTTGTTAAAATTGGAAAGATTTAAAATCCCCAAGTGAGAAAAAATGAAAAAACAATGATTAATTATTTTTTATGCTTGAATGGTAGTTGTACCGATTTTTTGTATTGTTTTAGATTTATTTATGTCAACAATTTCGCCAACGATCAGTAAAAACGGGAATCAGAACCCAACGTCTTATTTTGACCTTTCTGTAATTAACCAGTTTGTTTATTTTTCAGTTTGAGTTACTCTAGGGATTGCTGTTTTTGGTTTGGTTAATTTAATTAACTTATTTACTAACAAAATGCCCCGTTGATTAACCACAAAGAATAACCATACTTTTATTACCAGTATGGGAATTATTATTATGATAGCTTATACTTTAATGTTGATTTTTAATCCTGAACGTGAGAATCGTTTTGGCGTGTGATACAAGACTTTGAAGACCATTCTTGAACACTTCATTACTCCTTTGTTATTAATTGTTCTTTATTTTTTTCACCCAACAGGAATGGTTAAAACCCGTAATTATGCAAAAAAAACTGGTTGAATTACCATCATCTTTCCGGTTGTTTATGTTTTGGTGGTTGTGATTCGAGCAGCGATGCTTTATAAATACGGGCCAAAGTCGGATTACTTAACTTGAAACCAAACTAGAAGTTGAAAAGAAGGGGTGTCAATTATCTTTCCTTATGGTTTAAACCCGTGAGAAAAACCTGCCTATTTATGAGCACCAGCACTAGTACTGCTGATTTTCTCTCCCTATGCTCTGGGTAATTTATTAAACTTTCTAAGTAATAAAAGCATGAAAGTGTTTTCAACAAGAAAATCAGACACCCCGCCTAAACGTTCTAAAGCTCATTAAAAAGATGGGAATTTAATCCCTCTGTCTTTTTGCCTGGGAAAACTTTCTGTACAATATGCATCAAAGGGAGATGGAAAAAATGAACGAAACAGAAGTTAAATTTAAATGCCCAAGTTGTGGTGGTAAATATAGTTTAAACGAGTTTTTAGAACATAATTCTGATGCTTGAAATGACTATATCAATAAAAAAACTCAACAACAATTAAAGATCCGTGAAGGTGAAATTCGTCAAGATGAAGTTAGCAAACAAGAACAAGTTTTAAAAATTGAGTTGAGCAAAATTCAACAAGAACACCAACAAAATTTGCAACAAAGTCAAGATGAAATTACTAAGCTAAAGCACCAACTTGTTCAAGAAAACCAAGCTCAAGCCTTAATTGTAGAGCAAACAAAAAATAAACTTAAAGAGCAGTATCAAGATGCGATTAAAAATTACCAAGCTGAAATTCAAAAATTGGAATTGGATCAAAAAGCTCAACTTAAGTTAACTGAAGAAAAGATTGCTGCATTAAAAGCATCAGCAGTACAAGCAAAAAATAGTGAAATTCAGTTATTAACCCAACAGATTAAAAATTTAGAGAAAGAGTTACATGATCAAAAAGATAAAGAAAGTTTAGTTATCCAAACTGAAAAACAAACGATCGAAAAACAATATCAAGATCAGATTAATAATCAGCAATTAGAGATTCAAAGATTAAAACAAGATCAAAAAGCGCAATTGGATTTAGCTCAAACGAATTTAGATGCTCAAAAAGCAGTAATCATGGAAACAAAAAATAGTGAAATTCAGTTGTTAAACCAAAAAATTGAAACTTTAAAATCAGGTTATGATAATGAAGTTAAAACTGCTTTACAGGCCAAAGAGTTGGAATTAAACGAAAAAATTCATCAGTTAGAAAAAGAAAAAGCTGACCTTATTTTAAAAAACAATGAAAATCGTATTATCAATAACAAGATCAAAGGTGAAAACTTTGAACATGAAGTGGAGGGAGAATTACGCAAAGCTTTTGGTTCAAGTGATGATATGATTGAAAAAATCACAGTTGCTGATAAAAAAGCAGACTACCTACAAATTGTTCGCAATAGTCAAAGAAAAGAACTGGGCAGAATTGTTTATGAAGTCAAAAATGCCGAATGATCTGACAAGTGGGAAGCAAAGTTGGTGGTTGATACTGCCCAACAAAAGGCTCAGTATGGAATTTTAGTCGCTACTAAATTTAATGATAAATATCATGATGTGCCCTTTGTCAAAAGTTCAGAAAACGATCATATTTATTTAACTGATGGTGATAGTTTTGTCTTTGTGGCCCAAATTTTGCGAAGAATGATGGAAAACGAAAACTATTATCGTCAAAAGGTAAAAGAATTAAGTACTAATGAGAAAAACGTTTTACTTTCTAAGTATGAAAAAGAGCACGAAGCACTAGAACAATTTTTAATTGAAAAACTTCCAGGATTTAAAAAGAAATTTGAAACTCAATTAGAAGCGATTTTAAAAGTTGGGCATACTTTAAGTAAACAAGTTAATATTTTAGAAACAGCGCATAATACTTTGCAGAAAGAATATACCAAGCGAATTGCTGAAGAATTACAAAAAATTAGTACAATATAATACAAGAAAGTAAGAAGGATATTTAATCAAGATGCCCCCCAAAAACCCAAAAACTAGTAAAGAAACCAAGAGTAGTAAAAAAACTGGTAAAACTTCAAAAACAACTAAGTCAGTAAAATCAAAAAAACCTGGAACTAGGATAGTTAAAGTAATTAAAAGTAGCAAGATTATTAATTCAGTTAATAATCCTTCAATAAAAGAAATTGTTAAACTTCAAAAAAACGCTACTTATCGTCGTGAAGTTAAGAAGTTTGTTGTTGAAGGTATTCACCTAGTTGCTGAAGCGTTAAAAAAAGGAATTGTGGAAGCGGTTTATTTAACTCAAGGTGTTTATGAAGAATTGTACGAATCGTTGCCTACAAGTAATGACCAATACTTTATTATTAAAAATCATGTTGCTGATAAAGTTTCGATGACTGTTCACAACCAAGGGATTTTTGCAGTTTGTAAAATGGTGGCACAAGAAGTTGATTATGACCACGATATCCTTTTGTTAGACCGAGTTCAAGATCCAGGTAACATTGGTACTTTGATTCGGAGTGCGGCTTCTTTTGATTTTAGAACTGTAATTAGTGCTCCGACCTCAGTAAGTTTTTATAATGATAAAGTCATTCGCTCTACTCAAGGAAACTTCTTTCAAATTAATTTGGTTCGAGAATATTTAATGCAAACAATCAATGATTTAAAAGAGGAGGGGTATGTGATTATTGGTACGCAAATGCATGAAGAGAGTAAGATGCTACCAAAGGTTCGTTTAAAAGATAACCAAAAATATGCAGTTGTAATTGGGAATGAATCAAAAGGGATTTCTCCTGAAATTAGCAGGTTGATTGATTATAATGTTTTGATTCCGATGGAAGAAGAAGTGGAGTCACTAAATGCTGCAGTAGCTGGTTCAATTCTGATGTATGAAATTTATGAACATAAGTTATAGTCCTTTAATGGGACTTTTTACAAAAAAGTTTTAGCAGAGGTAAAATATACTTAACAAATTTTAGAAACGGAGAAATCAAGATGTATAAATTTGATGCAATGATTAACAATGAATTTGTTTCAGGTGCTAATCGGGTAGAAATCTTGAACCCCACTACTTTAGAATCTGCTGGTAGTGTTGCAGGATTAGAAGAAAAAGATATCGATCAAGCCTATCAGGCAGCCCGTAAAGCTCAACAACCTTGAGCAGATTTACCCTTAATGAAAAGAATTGAAGTTTTAAAAAAGTGGAACGCTTTAATTCAAGAAAAACGTGAAGAAATCGCCAAGATTATGGTCAGTGAAGTGGCTAAAGGATATAAGGCTTCATTGAGTGAAGTTGATCGAACTGTTGAATATTTTGATTACACTCTTGAAGAAGCGAAACGTTTAGAGCCATCAGTGTTTACTGGAAGAGGAATGGGAGTTAACAACAAGTATGCTCTTTATGATCGGGTTCCTAAAGGTGTAGGATTAGCAATTTCACCCTTTAACTATCCACTTAATCTGTCAATGTCTAAAATTGCTCCTGATTTGGTGATGGGAAACACTGTGGTGTTTAAACCAGCTACAGCAGGAAGTTTAACTGGAAGTTATTTAGGAAAATTAGCAGTTGAGGCTGGTTTACCAAAAGGAATCTTTAACGTGGTGACAGGAAGAGGTTCAGTAATTGGGGATATTATTACCCAGAATCAAGAGTTAGACTTTATTTCTTTCACCGGAAGTGTTAAGGTCGGGCACCATATTTTAGAAATCGCTAAAACTAAAGATGTAATTCTTGAATTGGGAGGAAAAGACCCGGCTTTGGTGTTGGATGCAAATAATTTAGAATTTGTCGCTGAAGAAATTATTAGTGGTGGTTTATCTTATTCAGGACAAAGATGTACCGCGATTAAACGGGTTTTAACCACTAATGCGATTGCTGACCAATTAGTGCCTTTGTTAAAAGAAAAAATCAGTAAGCTAAGTGTGGGTAAACCGGAAGATGACGCCTTTATTACTCCGGTGATTGATGAGAAAACTGCTGATTATGTCCAAGGGTTAATTGATGATGCTCAAAGTGATGGTGCGACGATTGTTTTTGGTAATAGTCGTGAAAAGAACTTAATGCAACCAACTCTTGTTGACCGGGTTGATGTTAAATCACGCTTGGCTTGAGAAGAGCCTTTTGGTCCTGTCTTACCAGTAATTCGTAACGATAATGTTGAAGAACTAATTAAACTTGCTAACCAATCAAACTTTGGTTTACAAGCTAGTGTTTTTACCACTGATTTAGATTTAGCGATTAGTGTCGCTAGAAAAATTGAAGCAGGAACAGTTAATATTAACGGAAAATCACAACGAGGACCTGATTCTTTTCCGTTTTTAGGAATTAAAGATTCAGGTTATGGAGTACAAGGAATTCACGAAACCTTGCTATCGTGTACGCGTTATCG
Coding sequences within:
- a CDS encoding glucose-6-phosphate isomerase, whose protein sequence is MINVDLSQTGLKALDQEIDVTKVKQIHEMIFKKTGAGADFLGWLDWPKTYDQKEYALMKEVSRTLAKKIDYLVVIGIGGSYLGTRAADEMIRGLHPVNGVNLIYAGNTISSTFTAQLKEFLKDKKYGICVVSKSGTTTEPGIAFRVFEQELVTQVGEQKAKELIIAVTDKSKGALKQLADNKGYQTFTIPDDIGGRFSVLTPVGIFPLMVAGINTDEIMQGALQALNDLTAPDLTNSAYQYAVARNLLLNQGYKTEALVNYEMQMQMVGEWWKQLFGESEGKDGKSLLPSAMIYSTDLHSLGQWVQEGSRGIMFETVIKIAQPNVDLKIPTDADNLDGLNYLKEKTFHEVNQTALTGVVDAHVNNGKMPNIILEFEKMDGFMFGYLVYWFERAVAMSGYLLGVNPFNQPGVEIYKHNMFKLLGKPGVK
- a CDS encoding DUF2130 domain-containing protein, which gives rise to MNETEVKFKCPSCGGKYSLNEFLEHNSDAWNDYINKKTQQQLKIREGEIRQDEVSKQEQVLKIELSKIQQEHQQNLQQSQDEITKLKHQLVQENQAQALIVEQTKNKLKEQYQDAIKNYQAEIQKLELDQKAQLKLTEEKIAALKASAVQAKNSEIQLLTQQIKNLEKELHDQKDKESLVIQTEKQTIEKQYQDQINNQQLEIQRLKQDQKAQLDLAQTNLDAQKAVIMETKNSEIQLLNQKIETLKSGYDNEVKTALQAKELELNEKIHQLEKEKADLILKNNENRIINNKIKGENFEHEVEGELRKAFGSSDDMIEKITVADKKADYLQIVRNSQRKELGRIVYEVKNAEWSDKWEAKLVVDTAQQKAQYGILVATKFNDKYHDVPFVKSSENDHIYLTDGDSFVFVAQILRRMMENENYYRQKVKELSTNEKNVLLSKYEKEHEALEQFLIEKLPGFKKKFETQLEAILKVGHTLSKQVNILETAHNTLQKEYTKRIAEELQKISTI
- a CDS encoding TrmH family RNA methyltransferase is translated as MPPKNPKTSKETKSSKKTGKTSKTTKSVKSKKPGTRIVKVIKSSKIINSVNNPSIKEIVKLQKNATYRREVKKFVVEGIHLVAEALKKGIVEAVYLTQGVYEELYESLPTSNDQYFIIKNHVADKVSMTVHNQGIFAVCKMVAQEVDYDHDILLLDRVQDPGNIGTLIRSAASFDFRTVISAPTSVSFYNDKVIRSTQGNFFQINLVREYLMQTINDLKEEGYVIIGTQMHEESKMLPKVRLKDNQKYAVVIGNESKGISPEISRLIDYNVLIPMEEEVESLNAAVAGSILMYEIYEHKL
- a CDS encoding NADP-dependent glyceraldehyde-3-phosphate dehydrogenase, with the translated sequence MYKFDAMINNEFVSGANRVEILNPTTLESAGSVAGLEEKDIDQAYQAARKAQQPWADLPLMKRIEVLKKWNALIQEKREEIAKIMVSEVAKGYKASLSEVDRTVEYFDYTLEEAKRLEPSVFTGRGMGVNNKYALYDRVPKGVGLAISPFNYPLNLSMSKIAPDLVMGNTVVFKPATAGSLTGSYLGKLAVEAGLPKGIFNVVTGRGSVIGDIITQNQELDFISFTGSVKVGHHILEIAKTKDVILELGGKDPALVLDANNLEFVAEEIISGGLSYSGQRCTAIKRVLTTNAIADQLVPLLKEKISKLSVGKPEDDAFITPVIDEKTADYVQGLIDDAQSDGATIVFGNSREKNLMQPTLVDRVDVKSRLAWEEPFGPVLPVIRNDNVEELIKLANQSNFGLQASVFTTDLDLAISVARKIEAGTVNINGKSQRGPDSFPFLGIKDSGYGVQGIHETLLSCTRYRGIVINYKDPLKK